Proteins found in one Cyprinus carpio isolate SPL01 chromosome B10, ASM1834038v1, whole genome shotgun sequence genomic segment:
- the LOC109067042 gene encoding uncharacterized protein LOC109067042 — protein sequence MKQLYRVPFQRNSDIVKEARFQYVQRIMELEAEGAHHKFIFVDEAGFNLCKVRRRGRKIIGQRATITVPGQRGANITMCAAISNDGVLCHIPTIGPYNTERLITFLDALKELLIPPEERGLLRPGMTLYVIIWDNVAFHHSRLVNEWFAAQPRIMIQFLPAYSHFLNPIEEFFSAWRWKVYDHRPYEQMPLLEAMNAGCLAIGAEDCQGWIRHARRYFPRCIARENIQCDVDENLWHNRQERMD from the exons ATGAAGCAGCTGTACAGAGTTCCATTTCAAAGAAACTCTGACATCGTAAAGGAGGCACGATTCCAGTATGTGcag AGAATAATGGAGCTTGAAGCTGAAGGGGCacatcacaaattcatttttgtggatgAAGCCGGCTTCAACCTCTGTAAAGTGAGGCGACGCGGGAGGAAAATCATTGGGCAGAGGGCCACTATCACAGTGCCAGGTCAGAGGGGTGCCAATATCACCATGTGTGCTGCCATCTCCAATGATGGAGTCCTTTGCCACATACCAACTATTGGCCCATACAATACAGAACGCCTCATCACATTTCTTGATGCATTGAAAGAATTACTGATTCCACCCGAAGAGAGAGGGCTGTTGAGGCCTGGCATGACTCTGTATGTCATAATTTGGGACAATGTGGCTTTCCACCACTCTCGCCTTGTGAATGAATGGTTTGCAGCACAGCCTCGTATTATGATACAATTCCTCCCTGCATACTCGCATTTTCTGAACCCAATCGAGGAGTTCTTCTCTGCTTGGAGGTGGAAGGTGTATGATCACCGGCCATATGAGCAGATGCCCCTCCTGGAGGCAATGAATGCTGGTTGCCTGGCAATAGGTGCAGAGGACTGCCAGGGATGGATACGCCATGCAAGAAGGTATTTCCCTCGTTGCATTGCAAGGGAAAACATTCAATGCGATGTTGATGAGAACCTGTGGCATAATCGTCAAGAACGAATGgactaa